The following proteins are co-located in the Spirochaetota bacterium genome:
- a CDS encoding sigma 54-interacting transcriptional regulator: MNSINPVDENNIILDSIADGVFTVNLDFRITWMNRAAEKILGVRREETIGRLCYDVFHANICEHSCVLKETMDTGQEIVNKTIYIVNSEGERISISISTAILKDEMGNITGGVETFRDITDLEELRKSIESSYSFEDIISKSRKMQEVFNILPDIAESDSSVLIEGPSGSGKELVARAIHNLSRRKDNPLIIVNSGALPDNLLESELFGYKAGAFTDAKKDKPGRIAMAEGGTIFFDEIGEISPAIQVKLLRFLQEKQYEPLGGVKTIKADVRIIAATNKLLINEVKEKRFRDDLFYRLNVIMITLPALLERREDIPLLIKHFINRFNRINEKNIEGVSDNVMNILMQYDFPGNIRELENIIEHAFVLCKESYIQAWHLPVQMRGNESSTNSSMTLEELERIHIIRNLEKNSGNRSKTASDLDINQSTLWRKLKKYNITDL; this comes from the coding sequence ATGAATAGTATAAATCCTGTTGATGAGAATAACATCATTCTGGACAGCATAGCTGACGGTGTCTTTACTGTTAACCTGGATTTCAGGATTACATGGATGAATAGGGCAGCGGAAAAGATTTTAGGTGTAAGAAGGGAAGAGACGATAGGCAGATTATGCTATGATGTGTTTCACGCGAACATCTGCGAGCATTCATGCGTTCTCAAGGAGACCATGGATACCGGACAGGAAATAGTCAATAAGACTATATATATAGTGAATTCGGAAGGAGAGCGTATTTCAATTAGCATAAGCACTGCGATCCTTAAGGATGAGATGGGAAATATTACAGGCGGTGTTGAGACGTTTAGGGATATAACGGATTTAGAAGAGCTACGAAAATCGATTGAATCATCCTATTCCTTTGAGGATATAATTAGCAAAAGCAGGAAGATGCAGGAGGTATTTAACATTCTTCCTGACATTGCTGAAAGCGACAGTTCAGTGCTGATAGAGGGCCCAAGCGGTTCTGGCAAGGAACTGGTCGCCAGGGCTATCCATAATCTCAGCAGACGTAAAGACAATCCGCTAATAATCGTAAACAGCGGCGCTCTTCCGGATAACCTGCTTGAATCCGAGTTATTTGGATATAAGGCTGGGGCATTTACTGACGCCAAGAAGGATAAACCAGGCAGAATCGCTATGGCAGAGGGAGGCACCATCTTCTTTGACGAGATAGGAGAGATATCACCCGCTATTCAGGTAAAATTGTTGCGGTTCCTTCAGGAAAAGCAATATGAACCTTTAGGTGGAGTAAAAACCATAAAGGCAGATGTGAGGATAATTGCAGCGACAAATAAGTTGCTGATAAATGAGGTTAAGGAAAAGAGATTCAGGGATGATCTCTTTTACAGGCTGAATGTAATAATGATTACACTGCCAGCATTACTTGAAAGAAGGGAGGATATTCCATTACTCATCAAGCACTTTATAAATAGGTTTAATAGGATAAACGAGAAAAATATTGAGGGTGTATCCGATAATGTAATGAATATCCTGATGCAATATGATTTTCCTGGGAACATTAGGGAGCTTGAGAATATTATTGAGCACGCCTTTGTGTTGTGCAAGGAGAGTTATATTCAAGCGTGGCACCTCCCTGTACAGATGAGAGGGAATGAATCTTCCACGAATTCAAGCATGACCCTGGAAGAGCTTGAAAGGATACATATTATCAGAAACCTTGAAAAAAATTCAGGCAACAGGTCTAAAACAGCCTCTGATTTGGACATAAATCAATCAACCCTATGGAGAAAGTTAAAAAAATACAATATTACTGACCTGTAA
- a CDS encoding diguanylate cyclase produces MVIAKDYTVISPYRYWPIQTMVNKFKILIVDDKVENLIALERLLADLDLEFIRASSGNEALAKTLEYEFTLALIDVQMPEMDGYETVELLRQDDKSKLLPIIFVSAIYKNDYYQIKGIETGAVDFITKPIIPEILLGKVRVFLDLYRHRKELEEKNKQLEIASRTDPLTGLSNRRDVIDKIKYEAVRCQRNNRKFCIIMGDIDNFKKINDSYGHAYGDQVLMKVSELFNKTLRNQDIISRWGGEEFFFILPETDLEDGKYVAEKVRREVESLDFYINRHNTKVTMSFGVSIYDTKMSLNDCIQKADERLYKAKEHGRNRVL; encoded by the coding sequence TTGGTTATTGCAAAAGATTATACCGTCATTTCGCCTTATAGATATTGGCCAATACAGACAATGGTAAATAAATTCAAAATACTAATTGTTGATGATAAGGTTGAAAACCTGATTGCTCTGGAGAGACTACTAGCTGATCTTGATCTAGAATTTATCCGCGCATCTTCAGGAAATGAGGCTCTTGCAAAGACATTAGAATATGAATTCACCCTTGCATTGATTGATGTCCAGATGCCAGAAATGGATGGGTATGAAACTGTAGAACTTCTGCGCCAGGATGATAAATCAAAGCTCTTACCCATTATCTTTGTCTCTGCTATATATAAGAACGACTATTATCAAATTAAGGGGATTGAAACTGGAGCCGTTGATTTTATCACAAAGCCAATCATTCCTGAAATATTGTTGGGCAAGGTTCGTGTGTTTCTTGACCTCTATAGGCATAGAAAAGAACTTGAAGAAAAGAATAAACAATTAGAAATAGCGTCAAGGACTGACCCATTAACTGGTTTATCTAACAGGCGGGATGTAATCGACAAGATAAAATATGAGGCTGTCAGATGTCAGCGAAATAATAGAAAATTCTGCATCATTATGGGAGACATCGATAATTTTAAAAAGATAAATGATTCTTATGGCCATGCTTATGGGGATCAAGTTTTGATGAAAGTATCCGAGTTATTCAATAAAACCTTGCGAAATCAGGACATCATAAGCCGATGGGGAGGGGAGGAGTTTTTCTTTATTTTACCAGAAACCGATTTGGAGGATGGTAAATATGTAGCAGAAAAAGTTCGAAGGGAGGTTGAATCATTGGACTTTTATATAAATAGACATAACACAAAAGTAACGATGAGTTTTGGCGTAAGTATATATGATACTAAAATGTCCCTAAATGATTGTATACAGAAAGCGGATGAAAGGTTATATAAGGCAAAAGAACATGGAAGGAATAGAGTCCTGTAA